The proteins below are encoded in one region of Maribacter aestuarii:
- the queA gene encoding tRNA preQ1(34) S-adenosylmethionine ribosyltransferase-isomerase QueA: MKLSHFSFELPKELLAEHPSENRDESKLMVIHRETGKIEHKMFKDMIDYFDEGDVMVLNNTKVFPARLYGNKEKTGARIEVFLLRELNEEQRLWDVLVDPARKIRIGNKLYFGEDESLVAEVIDNTTSRGRTLRFLYDGAYLDFRRKLRELGETPLPKYIKRDVEPEDEQRYQTIYAKHEGAVAAPTAGLHFSKHLLKRLEIKGIDFAELTLHVGLGTFNPVEVEDLSKHKMDSEELFIDEKATEIVNNAKLKKKRICAVGTTAMRGLESAVSSNHMLNTYEGWTNKFIFPPYEFSIANCMVTNFHLPKSTLLMMVSAFMGHDLMKKAYKQAILENYKFYSYGDAMLII, encoded by the coding sequence ATGAAATTATCTCACTTTAGTTTTGAGCTCCCCAAAGAATTACTGGCAGAACATCCTTCAGAAAATAGGGACGAATCCAAATTAATGGTCATCCATAGGGAAACCGGTAAGATTGAACATAAAATGTTCAAGGATATGATCGATTATTTTGATGAAGGAGACGTAATGGTACTGAACAATACCAAAGTTTTTCCGGCCAGACTTTACGGGAATAAAGAAAAAACTGGTGCTCGTATTGAAGTTTTTCTTTTACGCGAATTGAATGAGGAACAAAGGTTATGGGATGTTTTAGTAGACCCAGCACGTAAGATTAGAATTGGAAACAAGCTTTACTTTGGAGAGGATGAGAGTTTGGTCGCTGAGGTTATTGATAATACCACATCTAGGGGGCGAACCCTTCGGTTTTTATATGATGGTGCTTACCTAGACTTTAGAAGAAAATTACGTGAGCTGGGCGAGACACCGCTTCCTAAATATATTAAGAGAGACGTGGAGCCAGAAGATGAGCAACGCTATCAAACCATTTACGCAAAGCACGAAGGCGCTGTTGCCGCTCCTACAGCGGGATTACATTTTTCCAAGCATCTTTTAAAGCGATTGGAAATTAAGGGTATCGATTTTGCCGAACTTACGCTACATGTTGGTCTGGGTACTTTTAACCCTGTAGAGGTAGAAGATCTTTCCAAGCACAAAATGGATAGTGAAGAACTTTTTATAGATGAGAAGGCTACAGAAATCGTGAATAATGCTAAGTTGAAAAAGAAAAGGATTTGCGCTGTAGGCACTACCGCCATGAGAGGTCTGGAGAGCGCCGTTTCCTCGAACCATATGTTGAATACCTATGAAGGGTGGACAAACAAATTTATTTTTCCTCCTTATGAATTCAGCATCGCTAACTGTATGGTCACAAATTTTCACTTACCAAAGTCTACATTATTGATGATGGTGTCGGCTTTTATGGGGCATGATTTAATGAAAAAGGCGTATAAACAAGCAATCCTAGAGAACTATAAGTTCTATTCCTATGGGGACGCTATGTTGATTATATAA
- a CDS encoding RNA polymerase sigma factor: MKIIPLYKNERQLIKKAIAGNNDAQQRLYSKHAPKMLGVCRQYIKDVHFAEDVMVQGFLKMFRKLHTFNHEGSFEGWVRRIMIRESISYLRKQQFVVYDDEVFQNNQGSEVSQSMDLDTEHIQQLIDGLPQGYKMVFILYAVEGYKHAEIADMLSITESTSKSQLFKARKMLQEKLKNQNIIGYGTR, translated from the coding sequence TTGAAAATCATACCACTATATAAAAACGAAAGACAGCTCATTAAGAAGGCGATTGCCGGTAATAATGATGCACAACAACGATTGTATAGTAAGCACGCACCTAAAATGCTGGGTGTTTGTAGGCAATATATTAAGGATGTTCATTTTGCTGAGGACGTGATGGTGCAAGGTTTTTTGAAGATGTTTAGAAAGTTGCACACCTTTAATCACGAAGGCAGTTTTGAGGGATGGGTCAGGCGAATTATGATACGGGAAAGTATTTCGTACTTGCGGAAACAGCAATTTGTGGTCTATGATGATGAGGTATTTCAAAATAATCAAGGAAGTGAGGTATCGCAATCGATGGATTTGGACACGGAGCATATTCAACAGTTGATAGATGGTCTGCCGCAGGGATATAAGATGGTCTTTATACTTTATGCCGTAGAAGGCTATAAGCACGCTGAAATTGCCGATATGTTATCCATTACGGAAAGTACGTCCAAGAGTCAATTGTTCAAGGCGCGAAAAATGTTGCAGGAAAAATTAAAAAATCAAAATATCATAGGTTATGGAACCAGATAA
- the rsgA gene encoding ribosome small subunit-dependent GTPase A, giving the protein MVGTVYKSTGSWYTVKAKDGSFYECRIKGKFRIKGIKSTNPVAVGDWVQFEIETIGDDTIGIIHKIEDRKNYIIRKSVNLSKQTHIIASNLDQVFLLITLNNPTTYTIFIDRFLVTAEAYDIPVVLLFNKTDSYSEEELDEVKFLANLYREIGYTCIGISAKTGKNIDKVKELMTGKVSMFSGHSGVGKSTLINKIEPQLDIKTAEISSQHLQGQHTTTFAEMFDLTFDAKIIDTPGIKGFGIFDMEASEIGDYFPEFFKLKRDCKFNNCIHMDEPKCAVKEALEAGTVSWSRYRSYVQMIAGEDEGYRMDDYAEKK; this is encoded by the coding sequence ATGGTAGGAACCGTATATAAATCTACGGGAAGTTGGTATACCGTGAAAGCGAAGGATGGTTCTTTTTATGAGTGCCGGATTAAAGGTAAGTTCAGAATCAAAGGAATCAAAAGCACCAATCCCGTTGCGGTCGGAGATTGGGTACAATTTGAGATAGAGACCATTGGGGACGATACCATTGGGATAATTCATAAGATTGAGGATAGAAAAAACTATATTATTCGAAAGTCCGTCAATTTATCAAAACAAACACATATCATCGCTTCGAACCTAGATCAGGTGTTTTTGTTGATAACCTTGAACAATCCAACGACCTACACGATTTTCATTGACCGATTCTTAGTAACTGCTGAAGCTTATGACATTCCGGTCGTTTTACTGTTTAATAAAACGGACAGTTACAGCGAGGAAGAATTGGACGAGGTTAAATTTCTAGCTAACCTTTACCGCGAAATTGGCTATACCTGCATAGGCATATCCGCAAAAACGGGTAAGAATATCGACAAGGTAAAGGAACTGATGACAGGTAAGGTTTCCATGTTTTCGGGGCACTCTGGCGTGGGCAAATCCACATTGATCAATAAGATAGAGCCTCAGTTGGACATTAAGACCGCGGAAATTTCGTCGCAGCATCTACAAGGTCAACATACGACTACTTTTGCCGAAATGTTCGACCTTACTTTTGATGCTAAAATCATTGACACCCCTGGTATAAAAGGGTTTGGGATATTTGATATGGAAGCATCGGAAATTGGGGATTATTTTCCTGAATTTTTTAAGCTGAAAAGAGACTGTAAGTTCAACAATTGTATTCATATGGACGAACCCAAGTGTGCCGTAAAAGAGGCTTTGGAAGCGGGTACTGTTTCTTGGAGTCGCTACAGAAGTTACGTGCAAATGATAGCAGGTGAGGATGAGGGATATAGAATGGACGACTACGCGGAAAAGAAATGA
- a CDS encoding nucleotide pyrophosphohydrolase, whose amino-acid sequence MKINNAQQAVDDWIKKHGVRYFNELTNMAQLTEEVGEVARIIARRYGEQSEKESDKSKDLGEELADVLFVVLCLANQTSIDLQQAFDKKLQLKSKRDHDRHHNNKKLK is encoded by the coding sequence ATGAAAATAAACAACGCACAACAAGCTGTAGATGATTGGATTAAGAAACACGGGGTCCGTTACTTTAATGAACTGACCAATATGGCGCAGCTAACAGAGGAAGTTGGAGAGGTGGCACGGATTATAGCCAGACGTTATGGTGAACAAAGTGAAAAGGAGTCCGACAAATCCAAGGATTTAGGGGAAGAATTGGCCGACGTGCTATTCGTAGTGCTCTGTTTGGCAAACCAGACCAGTATAGATTTACAACAGGCTTTTGATAAAAAGTTGCAACTGAAGTCAAAGCGCGACCACGACCGTCATCACAACAATAAAAAGTTGAAATAA
- a CDS encoding polyprenyl synthetase family protein has protein sequence MKIVAQIKEPVNDEMELFESKFRDSMTSKVALLNRITYYIVNRKGKQMRPMFVFLTAKLLNDGEVNERTYRGASVIELIHTATLVHDDVVDESNKRRGFFSINALWKNKIAVLVGDYLLSKGLLLSIDNGDFDLLRIISVAVREMSEGELLQIEKARRLDITEDVYYDIIRQKTATLIAACCSLGACSVKPESPEVETFRKFGELCGMAFQIKDDLFDYGNQRIGKPTGIDIKEQKMTLPLIYALNHCSKKEKSWVINSVKNHNKDKKRVKEVIEFVKDKGGLDYAVAKMLEYKDTALELLKNYPESDYRSALELMVNYVVDRKK, from the coding sequence TTGAAGATAGTAGCGCAAATTAAGGAACCCGTAAATGACGAAATGGAGCTTTTTGAATCCAAGTTTCGGGATTCCATGACTTCCAAAGTGGCGTTGCTCAATCGCATTACCTATTACATCGTAAATCGGAAGGGCAAGCAAATGCGGCCCATGTTCGTATTTCTTACGGCCAAGCTATTAAACGATGGTGAAGTTAACGAGCGTACCTACAGAGGGGCATCGGTAATTGAGCTTATTCATACGGCTACCCTAGTACATGACGATGTGGTGGACGAAAGCAATAAAAGGAGAGGTTTCTTTTCTATAAACGCCTTATGGAAAAATAAAATTGCGGTTTTGGTCGGGGATTACTTGTTATCTAAAGGGCTCCTGTTGTCCATTGATAATGGGGATTTTGATTTGCTCCGGATAATTTCCGTTGCCGTTAGGGAAATGAGCGAAGGTGAATTGTTGCAGATTGAAAAGGCCAGGAGACTGGATATTACAGAGGACGTGTACTACGATATTATCCGTCAAAAAACTGCTACCCTTATTGCAGCCTGCTGTAGTCTAGGCGCTTGTTCTGTAAAACCCGAGAGTCCGGAAGTGGAGACCTTCCGCAAATTTGGCGAACTATGTGGTATGGCTTTTCAAATTAAGGATGACCTCTTTGACTATGGTAACCAACGTATTGGGAAACCTACCGGCATAGATATTAAGGAGCAAAAAATGACTCTACCCCTAATTTATGCCCTTAATCACTGTTCCAAAAAAGAAAAGAGCTGGGTAATCAATTCCGTAAAAAATCACAACAAGGATAAAAAAAGGGTTAAAGAGGTTATTGAGTTTGTAAAGGATAAGGGTGGTCTTGATTATGCCGTGGCCAAGATGCTAGAATATAAGGATACGGCCCTGGAACTATTAAAAAACTACCCTGAATCTGACTATCGGAGCGCGCTAGAGCTTATGGTAAATTACGTTGTTGACCGTAAAAAATAA
- the dtd gene encoding D-aminoacyl-tRNA deacylase produces MKAVIQRVAHASVTVDGETTAKIGKGLLVLLGIMDEDQEEDISWLTKKVAHLRIFNDEHGIMNRSVIEENSDIIVVSQFTLYASTKKGNRPSYIKASKPEIAIPVYESFVKTMEKELGKKVGAGIFGADMKVALLNDGPVTIIIDTKNKE; encoded by the coding sequence ATGAAAGCGGTTATACAAAGAGTTGCACATGCAAGTGTTACGGTTGATGGTGAGACGACTGCCAAGATTGGAAAAGGACTGTTGGTGCTTTTGGGAATAATGGATGAGGACCAAGAAGAAGATATTTCATGGTTAACGAAGAAAGTGGCCCATCTTCGTATCTTCAATGATGAACACGGCATTATGAACAGGTCTGTAATAGAGGAAAATAGCGATATTATCGTGGTGAGCCAATTTACCCTCTACGCCTCAACTAAAAAAGGGAATAGACCTTCATATATTAAAGCTTCAAAACCAGAAATTGCCATACCGGTATACGAGTCTTTCGTGAAAACCATGGAGAAAGAATTGGGAAAAAAAGTAGGGGCTGGAATTTTTGGAGCGGATATGAAAGTCGCATTGCTTAATGATGGTCCTGTGACCATAATTATTGATACAAAAAATAAGGAGTAG
- a CDS encoding SIMPL domain-containing protein (The SIMPL domain is named for its presence in mouse protein SIMPL (signalling molecule that associates with mouse pelle-like kinase). Bacterial member BP26, from Brucella, was shown to assemble into a channel-like structure, while YggE from E. coli has been associated with resistance to oxidative stress.) yields the protein MKKNLLALLLFFTAQLIIAQTTPNSINVNGTTDYSISPEYSSKMIVSLNNVYYDAMTMSLDEVKSTYLDKLSKAGIKTDQLTEDALYYALLGYEKEGTVMTFKTTSIAEMQKFLNVKSIGVSRSDTTMEARLTDEQMANYAKAAFDNAKEKAEAISQKIGRSIGKAISISDTNNNEITESVYYGNTGNKRVYYISVSFELL from the coding sequence ATGAAAAAGAATTTATTAGCATTACTCCTGTTTTTTACGGCCCAATTAATAATAGCACAAACCACGCCTAACAGTATTAACGTTAACGGCACGACGGATTATTCCATAAGCCCGGAATATTCTAGTAAGATGATCGTAAGTCTCAATAACGTGTATTACGATGCCATGACCATGAGCTTGGACGAAGTAAAGTCCACCTATTTGGATAAGCTGTCCAAGGCGGGTATTAAAACCGACCAACTTACGGAGGACGCCTTATATTATGCTCTTTTAGGTTATGAGAAGGAAGGTACGGTCATGACCTTTAAAACTACATCCATAGCCGAAATGCAAAAATTTTTAAACGTCAAATCTATTGGAGTTTCACGTTCGGACACTACCATGGAAGCCCGTTTAACCGATGAACAAATGGCAAATTATGCCAAGGCCGCATTCGATAATGCAAAAGAAAAAGCCGAAGCCATATCCCAAAAAATTGGAAGGAGTATTGGAAAGGCTATTAGCATAAGCGATACGAACAACAACGAAATTACCGAATCCGTTTATTACGGAAATACGGGTAACAAGAGGGTTTATTACATTTCCGTTTCCTTTGAACTTCTTTGA
- the rlmN gene encoding 23S rRNA (adenine(2503)-C(2))-methyltransferase RlmN, producing MEVKKKDIRALTREQLRNFFVSNGDKAFRGNQVYEWLWQKSAHSFDVMTNLSKETREMLEAHYVINHIKVDQMQRSADGTIKNAVRLHDDLVVESVLIPTKTRTTACVSSQVGCSLDCRFCATSRLKRMRNLNPDEIYDQVVAIDNESRLYFNRPLSNIVFMGMGEPLMNYNNVLKAIDKITSKEGLGMSPKRITVSTSGVPKLIKRMADEQVKFKLAVSLHSAIDEIRTSIMPFNATFTLSDLREALIYWYEKTKSRITYEYVVWEGINDTQNDIDALVEFCRFAPSKVNLIEYNPIDDGEFRQASDKAIDRYVRTLESNGIVVTVRRSRGKDIDAACGQLANKS from the coding sequence GTGGAAGTTAAGAAAAAGGATATTCGAGCCCTAACACGGGAACAGCTTCGAAATTTTTTTGTCTCCAACGGAGACAAGGCATTTCGGGGCAACCAAGTGTATGAATGGCTATGGCAAAAATCCGCACACTCCTTTGATGTTATGACCAACCTATCCAAGGAGACCAGAGAGATGTTGGAAGCTCACTACGTGATCAACCATATTAAAGTGGATCAAATGCAACGTAGTGCGGACGGCACCATAAAAAATGCGGTGCGCCTGCATGATGATTTGGTGGTAGAGTCTGTTCTCATACCTACCAAAACAAGGACCACGGCCTGCGTTTCCAGCCAAGTAGGTTGTAGTTTGGATTGTAGGTTCTGTGCCACTTCGCGTCTCAAACGGATGCGCAACCTGAATCCCGATGAGATTTACGATCAAGTGGTTGCTATTGATAATGAGAGCCGTCTATATTTCAATAGGCCATTGAGCAACATTGTATTTATGGGTATGGGGGAACCCCTAATGAACTACAATAATGTTCTAAAGGCCATCGACAAGATTACATCCAAAGAAGGACTGGGGATGTCCCCAAAACGCATAACAGTATCTACTTCCGGAGTTCCTAAACTGATTAAGCGAATGGCGGATGAACAAGTAAAGTTCAAGTTGGCCGTGTCGCTGCATTCCGCAATCGATGAGATACGGACTTCAATCATGCCCTTTAACGCTACCTTTACTTTGAGTGATTTAAGGGAGGCGTTGATTTATTGGTATGAGAAGACCAAAAGTAGGATTACTTACGAATATGTAGTTTGGGAAGGTATCAACGATACTCAAAACGATATAGATGCGCTGGTCGAATTTTGCCGGTTCGCACCTTCAAAAGTAAATCTCATCGAATATAATCCTATTGATGATGGGGAATTCCGACAAGCCTCTGATAAGGCCATAGATAGGTATGTGCGTACTTTGGAAAGCAACGGAATCGTTGTCACGGTAAGACGTTCCCGTGGCAAGGATATTGATGCGGCCTGTGGACAGTTGGCGAATAAATCTTAG
- a CDS encoding 3-phosphoshikimate 1-carboxyvinyltransferase, which yields MKIQLSGPANKLLKNNVEITGSKSESNRSLFLSALYPEISIINLSNSDDAQVMERGLKQNSGTVDIHHAGTAMRFLTSYFASQDGKEVILTGSQRMTERPIKILVDALRTLGAEIDYKKEEGYPPLKIRGKKLQGQKVSLPANVSSQYISSLLLMAPSLENGIELELIGKITSVPYIKMTLGLLNEIGVDTSFKGNDIKVYPKGTKAPLTLVVESDWSSASYFYSIVALADLGTEITLSSYKENSLQGDSVLADLYNALGVHTTFQEHQITLKKVSSSNPELFQADLADAPDIAQTITVTCFGLGIGCHLTGLHTLKIKETDRLVALDVELSKLGADIAVTDKSLTLNPTNSINEGIVIDTYNDHRMAMAFAPLAMKTNLFINDAEVVSKSYPDFWKDMESLQFGVTEL from the coding sequence TTGAAAATTCAATTATCGGGACCAGCGAATAAATTGTTAAAAAACAATGTCGAAATAACAGGTTCCAAGAGTGAATCCAATCGGTCTCTTTTTCTTTCAGCATTATATCCGGAAATTTCCATTATCAATTTATCCAATTCGGACGATGCCCAAGTGATGGAGCGTGGTTTAAAGCAAAACTCCGGTACGGTAGACATTCATCATGCCGGGACCGCCATGCGTTTTCTAACCAGTTATTTCGCTTCACAGGATGGGAAAGAAGTAATTCTAACCGGCTCCCAACGAATGACCGAAAGACCCATAAAAATTTTAGTGGATGCCCTGCGGACATTAGGTGCGGAAATCGATTATAAAAAAGAGGAAGGTTACCCACCGTTGAAAATAAGGGGAAAAAAATTACAGGGACAAAAGGTAAGCCTTCCCGCTAATGTTAGTAGTCAGTATATTTCTTCGCTCTTATTGATGGCCCCGAGCCTAGAAAATGGAATAGAACTGGAATTGATTGGGAAAATTACTTCCGTTCCCTATATAAAAATGACCTTAGGTTTACTCAATGAAATTGGGGTCGACACATCTTTTAAAGGAAATGATATCAAAGTTTATCCAAAGGGAACAAAAGCGCCTTTGACCTTAGTGGTGGAATCCGATTGGAGCTCGGCTTCCTATTTTTACAGTATCGTTGCCCTAGCGGATTTGGGTACGGAAATTACGTTATCATCCTATAAAGAAAACAGCTTGCAAGGCGATAGTGTTCTTGCTGATTTATACAATGCCCTAGGTGTACATACAACGTTCCAAGAACACCAGATTACCTTAAAAAAAGTATCGAGTTCGAATCCTGAATTATTTCAGGCGGACTTGGCAGATGCTCCGGATATTGCCCAGACAATTACCGTTACTTGTTTCGGTTTGGGGATAGGGTGCCACCTAACGGGATTACATACCTTAAAAATTAAGGAAACCGATAGATTGGTGGCCCTGGATGTTGAGCTTTCTAAATTAGGGGCAGATATTGCAGTAACAGATAAATCACTTACACTCAATCCAACGAATTCAATCAATGAGGGTATTGTAATTGATACCTATAATGACCATAGAATGGCTATGGCGTTTGCACCGTTGGCAATGAAAACCAATCTTTTTATAAATGATGCCGAGGTCGTTTCTAAGTCGTATCCCGACTTTTGGAAGGATATGGAATCTCTTCAATTTGGGGTCACTGAATTATAA
- a CDS encoding zinc-ribbon domain-containing protein: MILFFGTRPGKTKTEQVANVPCPHCEQMGTLTMYSLHNYFHLFWIKLFKISTTVTAECNHCKKIYYKTEFTEPMLKALEE; the protein is encoded by the coding sequence ATGATCTTATTTTTTGGAACTAGACCAGGGAAAACCAAAACCGAACAAGTTGCCAATGTTCCTTGTCCACATTGTGAACAAATGGGAACCTTGACCATGTATTCACTCCACAATTATTTTCATTTATTTTGGATCAAACTTTTTAAAATCTCAACTACTGTTACAGCGGAATGTAACCATTGCAAAAAGATATATTATAAAACTGAATTTACGGAACCCATGCTTAAAGCGCTAGAAGAATAA